Genomic DNA from Pigmentiphaga litoralis:
CGGCCAGCGTGTAGCCAAGGTAAAAAAAAGGCGGCGTTCTTGCGAACACCGCCTTTTTTACGCCACGCATCAAACCCGTTGGGCGGGCCGGCTGCCACGAACGGGGCTGCTGCCCTGGATCATCGCCGTCCTTAGAACAGCGCTTTGCCTACCCACCACGCCCCGGCGGCCACCAATGCCGAGGCCGGAATGGTCAGGATCCACGCCCACACGATATTGCCGGCCAATCCCCAGCGCACGGCGCTGAATTTGCGGGTCGTGCCCACGCCAACAATGGCGCCGGTGATCGTATGCGTCGTCGACACTGGAATGCCCAGGATCGCGGCCAGGAACAGGGTCAGCGCCCCGCCCGACTCGGCGCAAAAGCCGCCCACGGGCTTGAGCTTGGTGATCTTCTGACCCATGGTCTTCACGATCCGCCAGCCGCCGAACATCGTGCCGAGGGCAATCGCGACATAACAGCTGATGACGACCCACGCCGGGACTTCTTCGCGGGCGCCCGGCACGTTGGCGGCGATCAGCAGCAGCCAGATGATGCCGATCGTCTTTTGCGCGTCATTGCCGCCGTGGCCCAGGCTGTACAACCCGGCCGACACCAGCTGCAGGCGGCGGAACCACTTGTCGACCTTCAAGGGTTTGACCCCCACCATCAGCCACGACACGATCAGCATCAGCAGACCGCCCAGGAAGAATCCCAGCAAGGGCGAGATCACGATAAAGGCGACCACGTAGAGGATTTCCGAGCCCGCCAATGCGGCCGGGCCGGCGCTGGCCAGACCGGCGCCCACGATGCCGCCAATCAACGCGTGCGACGACGACGAGGGGATGCCGAAGTACCAGGTGATCACGTTCCATGCGATCGCGCCGATCAGCGCGGCAAAGATCACGTAATGGTCGACCAGACCCGGATCGATGATGCCCTTCCCGACCGTCGCCGCCACCTTCAGGTGAAAGATGAACAGCGCCAGGAAGTTGAAGAACGCGGCAAACGCCACCGCGTGGTGAGGCTTGAGCACGCCGGTCGACACAACCGTGGCAATCGAGTTGGCGGCATCATGAAACCCGTTCATGAAGTCGAAAATCAGCGCCAATCCGACCAGCAATACCAGCGTGGTGAGACTGATGTGGAGCGTATCCATGGTCTCGATCGCCTCAGGCGTTCTCGAGGACGATGCCCTCAATCAGGTTCGCGACGTCTTCGCAGCGGTCAGTGATCTCTTCCAGCGTTTCGTACACCGCCTTCATCTTGATCAGCTGGCGGGTATCGGCTTCGTCACGGAACAGGCGTCCCATGCCGCGGCGCATGACCCGATCCGCATCCGATTCCAGGCGATCGATCTCGCCGCAGATCTTCATGATGCTTTCGGTATCCGTCAGGTCGTGCATCAGGCTCACGACCATGAAGATGCGGTCGCAGCACTGCACGCCGATGTCGGCCAGCGCGCAGGCGTCGGGGGTGACGCTGCGCACGTCGTACAAGGTGATGCACTGCCCCACGTCTTCCATCAGGTCGAGGATGTCGTCCATGGTGGTGATGAGCGTGTGGATCTGGTCACGATCGAGCGGCGTGATGAAGGTCTTGTGCAACAGATCGACCGTGTCGTGCGTGATCTTGTCGGCTTTCTTTTCCAGCGTCTCGATATTCTTGATACGAACGTCGGCGTCTTTCAGATTGGCCAACAGCGCAACGAGTTCACGGCTGCCCTGTTTGCACAGATCGGCGTGGGCCACGAACATATCGAAAAAACGTGCCTCTTTAGGCATGAAGCGTGCAAACATCGCGTCCTCTCATTGCGCCATATGACAGATATGTGACGCGTTTAAAACCGGGCGCAGTTTAGCAGAGCTTCATGCCGGGGCTGGCAGCAAAATGCGTGTTTCTTCCTACGCGCCCCGGGCAATGCCATCGCGCGCGCCGGGTCGCACGCCTAGTATTGCGCTGCCGAGAAGTTCTGGAACTTGGTGTACTGCCCCTGCCAGGTCAGCCGCACCGTGCCGATCGGGCCATTCCGCTGCTTGCCGATGATGATTTCGGCGGTGCCCTTGTCGGGCGTGTCGGGGTTGTAGACCTCGTCGCGATAAATGAACAGAATCACGTCCGCATCCTGCTCGATAGCGCCCGATTCCCGCAGGTCACTCATCACCGGGCGTTTGTTCGGACGCTGTTCCAGGCTTCGGTTCAGCTGCGACAGCGCGATCAGCGGGCAGCCCAGCTCCTTGGCCAGACCCTTCAGCGACCGGCTGATTTCCGAAATTTCGGTGGCGCGGTTTTCGCCGCCGGTATTGCCCGACATCAGCTGCAGGTAGTCGATGATGATCAGCCCCAGCGTGCCGCACTGGCGCGCCAGGCGGCGCGCGCGGGCGCGCACTTCCATCGACGTCAGCGCAGGCGTCTCGTCAATGTAGAGCTGCGTATCCTGCATCTTGGTGATGGCATGGGTCAGGTTCGGCCAGTCCTCGTCCAGCAGCTTGCCGGTCCGCAGGCGGTGCTGGTCCAGGTAGCCGATGGATCCCAGTACCCGCATCGCGAGCTGCGACGCGCCCATTTCCATCGAGAACACGGCGACCGGCAATCCCTGGTCCACCGCCACGTTTTCGCCAATGTTGATCGAAAACGCCGTCTTGCCCATGGACGGGCGGCCCGCGACGATGATCAGGTCGCCGGCCTGCAGGCCCGACGTCATCTTGTCCAGATCCGAAAACCCGGTAGAGATACCCGTCACGTCGGACGTGCTGTCGCGGTGGTACAGCTCGTCGATCCGCTCGACCACCTTGGTCAGCAACGGTTGCAGTTCCTGCCAGCCGCCTGCGCCACGGGCGCCCTCTTCCGCGATCTGGAAGATCTTGGATTCGGCTTCGTCCAGCAGCTGCCGGGTGTCCTTGCCTTGCGGATTGAAAGCGCCCGACGAGATGTCGTCCGCCACGGTCACCAGCTTGCGCAGCACCGACCGGTCACGAACGATTTCGCCATAACGGCGGATGTTCGCAGCCGACGGCGTGTTCTGCGCCAGCGAATTCAGGTAGGCCAGACCGCCGGCGTCCTCTGCCTTGCCGGACGTCTGCAAGGATTCGTAGACAGTGATGACGTCGGCCGGCCGGGCCAGCGCGATCAGCCGCGCAATGTGCTGGTAAATGATGCGGTGGTCGAAACGATAGAAGTCTTCTTCTTTCACCACATCGGCAATACGGTCCCACGCGGCATTGTCCAGCAGCAGGCCGCCCAAAACGGACTGTTCCGCCTCGACGGAATGCGGGGGAATGCGTAGGTTTTCAATCTGGGGATCTGGAGCGTTCATTCAGGAGGCACAACCTTGACATCGAACTCGGCCTGCGATTCGGCCTTGAAGGTCGACAGTGTACCCGCCCCCCTGGCAGACCGGACAAACCCGCGCAGGGCAACGCCGGATAGGCTGGCGGGTTCGGGCGGGGGTATCGTTGCTGCGAATCCTCGCGGCCAATGCGAAGATACTTACCCGGCAGAAAGGTGGGGATCCTTGCGTTGATGCCTGCGTTGGCACCTGATGAGGCTTTTGATATGACGCTTACCCTTGATCCGACGTGCGCAGGCCTGATCGGCTTCATCGATCGCCATCATCCGGAGCAGATCGCCTTTCTGAAGGCGCTGGTCCAGGTCCCGTCCGACAATCCGCCGGGCGATTGCCAGCCCCATGGCGAGGCGGCCCGGGCCCGGCTGGAATCGCTCGGGCTTGCGGTCGAGACCCACCCGGTACCTGCCGATGCGCTGGCCGCGGTCGGCATGCAATCGGCGGTGAACCTGATCGTGCGCCGCACCTTCGGCCAGGGCGGACCCACCATTGCGTTGAACGCGCACGGCGACGTGGTGCCGCCCGGCCAGGGATGGACCCACGACCCCTACGGGGGCGACATCGTCACCCCACCCGAAGGCGCCGCCATGGTCGGCCGGGGGGTGGCGGTATCCAAGTCGGACTTTGCCACCTACACCTGGGCGCTGCTGGCCCTGATCGACGCCGAATCCCGCGGGGCGCCGTTCAACGGCACGGTGGAACTGCACTTTACCTACGACGAAGAAACCGGGGGTGAAGTCGGCCCCAAGTGGTTGCTGGACCAGGGCCTGACCCGGCCGGACTACGCCATCGCGGCCGGATTCGCTTACGGGATCACATCGGCCCACAACGGGTGCCTGCACCTGGAAGTCGAAGTCATCGGCAAGCAGGCGCACGCGGCCATGCCCCACACTGGCATCGACGCACTGGAAGGCGCCACGCACGTGCTGCAGGCGTTGTACGCCTACCGGCGGCAACTGGCAGGGCAACGGTCCCGCGTGCCCGGCATTGACTGCGCGACCCTGAACGTGGGCCTGATCCACGGCGGCATCAACACCAATGTCGTGCCCGACCGGGTCACGATGCGGATCGACCGGCGGATGATTCCCGAAGAGGCCGGGTTCGATGCCGAAGGCGAATTGCGCCGCATCATTGAAGACGCCGTCGAGTCCGCGCCCGGCATCCAAGTCACGATCCGGCGGATCTTGCTGGCCGAACCCCTGATTGAACTGCCCGCCGCCGCGCCGTTGATCGCGGCGCTGAAGGCCCGGGCAGCGCAGGTCATGAACGTGGCCGTGCCGGTGCATGGCGCGCCGCTCTACACCGATGCCCGCCACTACGCCGCCCGGGGCATTCCGACCGTGCTGTACGGCGCGGGCCCCCGGACGCTGATGGAAGCCCGTGGACATAACACCGACGAGAACCTGCGCCTGGAAGACCTGCGCAAGGCAACTTGCGTGCTTGCGCTGACGCTGGCGGATCTGATGGGGTGATGCGGATCGTGACGTTCGTTGCGGACGAAAAAATACCGGCCCTGAAGCCGGTATTTTTCAATGCATGAAGCCGGGCGGCGTCAGCAGAAACTGCCGCAGACGCCCGTTTCCGTAGGCAGGCCGATCAGCCTTCGCCCGACACGATGACGGTGACGTTGGCCGCCACGTCGGTGTGCAGAGCGACTTCGACCGGGAACTCGCCAATGGTCTTCAGCGGGCC
This window encodes:
- a CDS encoding replicative DNA helicase, giving the protein MNAPDPQIENLRIPPHSVEAEQSVLGGLLLDNAAWDRIADVVKEEDFYRFDHRIIYQHIARLIALARPADVITVYESLQTSGKAEDAGGLAYLNSLAQNTPSAANIRRYGEIVRDRSVLRKLVTVADDISSGAFNPQGKDTRQLLDEAESKIFQIAEEGARGAGGWQELQPLLTKVVERIDELYHRDSTSDVTGISTGFSDLDKMTSGLQAGDLIIVAGRPSMGKTAFSINIGENVAVDQGLPVAVFSMEMGASQLAMRVLGSIGYLDQHRLRTGKLLDEDWPNLTHAITKMQDTQLYIDETPALTSMEVRARARRLARQCGTLGLIIIDYLQLMSGNTGGENRATEISEISRSLKGLAKELGCPLIALSQLNRSLEQRPNKRPVMSDLRESGAIEQDADVILFIYRDEVYNPDTPDKGTAEIIIGKQRNGPIGTVRLTWQGQYTKFQNFSAAQY
- a CDS encoding DUF47 domain-containing protein, whose translation is MFARFMPKEARFFDMFVAHADLCKQGSRELVALLANLKDADVRIKNIETLEKKADKITHDTVDLLHKTFITPLDRDQIHTLITTMDDILDLMEDVGQCITLYDVRSVTPDACALADIGVQCCDRIFMVVSLMHDLTDTESIMKICGEIDRLESDADRVMRRGMGRLFRDEADTRQLIKMKAVYETLEEITDRCEDVANLIEGIVLENA
- a CDS encoding inorganic phosphate transporter; translation: MDTLHISLTTLVLLVGLALIFDFMNGFHDAANSIATVVSTGVLKPHHAVAFAAFFNFLALFIFHLKVAATVGKGIIDPGLVDHYVIFAALIGAIAWNVITWYFGIPSSSSHALIGGIVGAGLASAGPAALAGSEILYVVAFIVISPLLGFFLGGLLMLIVSWLMVGVKPLKVDKWFRRLQLVSAGLYSLGHGGNDAQKTIGIIWLLLIAANVPGAREEVPAWVVISCYVAIALGTMFGGWRIVKTMGQKITKLKPVGGFCAESGGALTLFLAAILGIPVSTTHTITGAIVGVGTTRKFSAVRWGLAGNIVWAWILTIPASALVAAGAWWVGKALF
- a CDS encoding M20/M25/M40 family metallo-hydrolase; translated protein: MTLTLDPTCAGLIGFIDRHHPEQIAFLKALVQVPSDNPPGDCQPHGEAARARLESLGLAVETHPVPADALAAVGMQSAVNLIVRRTFGQGGPTIALNAHGDVVPPGQGWTHDPYGGDIVTPPEGAAMVGRGVAVSKSDFATYTWALLALIDAESRGAPFNGTVELHFTYDEETGGEVGPKWLLDQGLTRPDYAIAAGFAYGITSAHNGCLHLEVEVIGKQAHAAMPHTGIDALEGATHVLQALYAYRRQLAGQRSRVPGIDCATLNVGLIHGGINTNVVPDRVTMRIDRRMIPEEAGFDAEGELRRIIEDAVESAPGIQVTIRRILLAEPLIELPAAAPLIAALKARAAQVMNVAVPVHGAPLYTDARHYAARGIPTVLYGAGPRTLMEARGHNTDENLRLEDLRKATCVLALTLADLMG